The genomic region ATTGAGAAGAGAATGCCTTACCGTCGAGTAATGAAAAAGGCAATTGAAGAAGCTAAACAAAACAAAGAAGTAAAAGGAATTAAAATTAAAGTCTCTGGTCGATTAAATGGAGCAGAAATTGCTCGAACCGAATGGCTTGATTGGGGGTGTATGCCGCTTCAAACATTGCGCGCTGATATTGATTACGCTGAAGCCACCGCTTTTTGTACTTACGGGACAATAGGTATTAAAGTTTGGATATATAAAGGCGAGGTGTTTTTAAAAGATAAAAAGAAAGGAAAAACAAATGAAGTCGAAATTAAATCTGAAAACAAATAAGGAATATGTTGATGCCTAAAAAAATGAAACATCGAAAAGCGCAGAAGGGCAGATCTCGCACTAGAAAAATTGATACGCGGGGTACTTTTTTAGTGTTCGGTTCTTATGGTCTGCAGGCTTTAGAAAATATTTGGTTAACCGCTAGACAAATTGAGGCAGGAAGAAAGGCAATCGCAGGATATCTAAAAAAAGGAGGTAAAATTTGGTTAAGAGTTTTCCCTGATAAGCCAATTACTAAAAGACCGCCAGAGGTAACAATGGGTGGTGGAAAAGGAGATTTAGATCATTTCGCTTTTCCTTTAAAATCAGGTCGAATTATTTATGAGATTGATGGTGTCAGCGAAGAAATAGCAATTGAGGCTTTAAGAAGGGCCGCTTCGAAAATGCCGGTTAAAACCAAGATAGTTAAAAAGGATTAATAAAAATAAAAGCCTATGATAAAATTTGAAGAATTAAAAAAATTACCAAAAGCAGAATTGCAAAAACTTCTAGCAGAAAACCAAAATCGACTAAAAGACTTGCGTTTTAATTTGTCTTTCGGTAAAGTAAAAGATATAAGCGCAATTAAAAAAACAAAAAAATTAATTGCCCAAATTTTAACTATTTTAAATCAAAATCATG from Patescibacteria group bacterium harbors:
- the rplP gene encoding 50S ribosomal protein L16, whose protein sequence is MLMPKKMKHRKAQKGRSRTRKIDTRGTFLVFGSYGLQALENIWLTARQIEAGRKAIAGYLKKGGKIWLRVFPDKPITKRPPEVTMGGGKGDLDHFAFPLKSGRIIYEIDGVSEEIAIEALRRAASKMPVKTKIVKKD
- the rpmC gene encoding 50S ribosomal protein L29; amino-acid sequence: MIKFEELKKLPKAELQKLLAENQNRLKDLRFNLSFGKVKDISAIKKTKKLIAQILTILNQNHDKEK